Proteins from a genomic interval of Physeter macrocephalus isolate SW-GA chromosome 21, ASM283717v5, whole genome shotgun sequence:
- the LOC102981152 gene encoding LOW QUALITY PROTEIN: adaptin ear-binding coat-associated protein 1-like (The sequence of the model RefSeq protein was modified relative to this genomic sequence to represent the inferred CDS: inserted 1 base in 1 codon), giving the protein MAAELDYESVLCVKPYVSIYPILLQASNRGYRASDWKLDQSDWTGRLRITSKGKIVYIKLEDKVSGELFPQAPVEQYPGIVVETVTDSSCYFVIRIQDGTGHSAFIGIGFSDWDDDFDFNVSLQDHFKWVKQESEISKESQEMDNRPKLDLGFKEGQTIKLRGLLNHQVERASKSKTTGAGGLSLFPPPPGGRVTIPPPSSSVAISNHVNPPPIPKSNHGGSDADILLYLDSPAPVTTPAPAPVSXNDLWGEFSTASSSAPNQAPQPSNWV; this is encoded by the exons ATGGCGGCCGAGTTGGACTACGAGTCTGTTCTGTGTGTGAAGCCCTATGTCAGCATCTACCCGATTCTGCTCCAGGCCTCCAACCGCGGTTACAGGGCATCTGACTGGAAATTAGATCAATCTGATTGGACTGGTCGCCTCCGAATCACTTCAAAAGGGAAGATTGTTTATATCAAACTCGAGGATAAAGTTTCAGGGGAGCTCTTTCCTCAGGCACCAGTAGAACAATATCCTGGTATTGTTGTGGAGACAGTGACAGATTCCAGCTGCTACTTTGTAATCCGGATCCAGGATGGTACTGGGCATAGTGCTTTCATTGGCATTGGCTTCTCAGATTGGGATGATGACTTCGACTTTAATGTCTCTTTGCAAGATCACTTCAAGTGGGTAAAGCAGGAATCTGAGATTTCCAAAGAATCTCAGGAAATGGATAATCGTCCCAAGTTGGATCTGGGCTTCAAGGAAGGGCAGACCATCAAGTTGAGAGGGCTTCTAA ACCATCAAGTTGAGAGGGCTTCTAAGTCCAAGACTACAGGAGCTGGGGGCCTAAGCTtattcccacccccacctggaGGCAGAGTCACAATTCCTCCACCATCCTCCTCAGTTGCCATCAGCAATCATGTCAATCCACCGCCCATACCAAAATCCAATCATGGAGGTAGTGATGCAGATATCCTTTTATATTTGGATTCCCCTGCTCCTGTAACGACACCAGCACCAGCTCCAGTTT GCAATGACTTGTGGGGAGAATTTAGCACTGCATCCAGCTCTGCTCCAAACCAGGCACCACAGCCATCCAACTGGGTCTAG